In one window of Chryseobacterium phocaeense DNA:
- a CDS encoding 3-ketoacyl-ACP reductase, which produces MNINGKNAIVTGGGRGLGKAVAIALAHEGVNVAVTGRNEENLKNTVEEIKALGVNSAYAVFSIDEESEVKAGIETLAGQLGGVDILVNNAGIGDFGSIEDMPSETWEQVIRTNLFGVYYAAKAVYPFLKENGEGDIVNVASTAGLKGGPNMSAYAASKAAVVSLSQSMMAEWRKQNIRVITLTPSTIASDMSIQGGLTDGNPDKVLQPEDFAEWVRDILKMNRRALIANGSIFSTNP; this is translated from the coding sequence ATGAACATAAACGGAAAAAATGCCATCGTTACAGGTGGTGGAAGAGGACTTGGAAAAGCGGTTGCTATTGCTTTGGCTCATGAAGGAGTAAATGTTGCAGTTACGGGAAGAAATGAAGAAAATCTTAAAAATACCGTTGAGGAAATTAAAGCCTTGGGCGTGAATTCAGCTTACGCGGTTTTCAGTATTGATGAGGAATCTGAAGTGAAGGCGGGTATAGAAACTCTTGCCGGTCAGCTTGGAGGGGTGGATATTCTGGTGAATAATGCAGGAATCGGGGATTTTGGAAGTATTGAGGATATGCCATCCGAAACCTGGGAGCAGGTGATCAGAACCAATCTTTTCGGGGTTTATTATGCCGCTAAAGCTGTGTATCCGTTCCTGAAAGAGAATGGGGAGGGGGATATCGTTAACGTGGCTTCTACAGCAGGTTTAAAAGGAGGCCCGAATATGTCGGCATATGCTGCATCAAAAGCGGCTGTGGTTTCATTATCACAATCTATGATGGCAGAATGGAGAAAACAGAATATCCGCGTTATCACCCTGACACCAAGTACCATCGCTTCTGATATGAGCATCCAGGGCGGACTTACAGACGGAAACCCGGATAAAGTACTTCAGCCTGAAGATTTTGCAGAATGGGTAAGAGATATTTTAAAAATGAACAGAAGAGCATTAATTGCCAATGGTTCTATTTTTTCTACGAATCCGTAA
- a CDS encoding SusD/RagB family nutrient-binding outer membrane lipoprotein, with product MKRLFYISSCILVLGAALACDRSLDEINKDQSRINNPVASSLLAPVQYNMASVGYNRANDFTFDLMQVSLDFPNEGNSLSRYYITENTGAGFWNNSYRWLKQVDDLKRAALEEGDKNYEAIALVLNAWIYSNLTDTYGDIPFSEASKLDDGILQPKFDRQKDIYVKMLDDLKAANSLFITNKVLTGNDLFYKAETDANGINNWKKFCNSLSLRLLTRILNRNGEVNVYARIQEIISNPAVYPIFQSNADGAKLDITGVSPLMPPIARPQDFTTGRAASEFFVTTLKNNNDPRLAMFFSQAKDLSNVNIGYKGAPSGYAFGTTFDYQPSNLNQNLAKAPLKIFVYPYAELQFILSELALKGIIPGSAQTYYENGVKAAIEQWGAVVPANYFSNPNVEYKPEMQRIMLQKYIALFFVDQQQWFEKRRTGFPVLPNNGGLLNGGAMPLRLMYPPNPKVLNTSNYQTAVQQMGGDDINVKMWWNK from the coding sequence ATGAAAAGACTTTTCTATATATCTTCATGTATCCTGGTTCTGGGAGCCGCCCTGGCATGTGACAGGAGCCTCGATGAGATCAATAAAGACCAGAGCCGGATCAATAATCCTGTGGCAAGTTCACTCTTGGCACCGGTACAGTACAATATGGCCTCAGTGGGCTATAACAGGGCCAATGATTTTACTTTCGACCTGATGCAGGTTTCCCTGGATTTCCCGAACGAAGGAAATTCACTGAGCCGCTACTACATCACTGAAAATACAGGAGCCGGGTTCTGGAATAATTCTTACCGCTGGCTGAAGCAGGTGGACGACCTGAAAAGAGCCGCTTTGGAAGAAGGCGATAAAAATTACGAGGCGATTGCGCTGGTCCTGAACGCATGGATCTATTCCAACCTTACCGATACCTACGGCGATATTCCTTTTTCCGAAGCTTCAAAGCTTGATGATGGGATTTTACAGCCAAAATTTGACCGGCAGAAGGATATCTATGTAAAAATGCTGGATGATCTTAAAGCGGCTAACTCTCTTTTTATCACGAATAAGGTGCTGACAGGAAATGATTTGTTCTACAAAGCTGAAACAGACGCGAACGGAATCAACAACTGGAAAAAGTTCTGTAATTCGCTTTCATTAAGACTGTTGACGAGAATTTTAAATAGAAACGGGGAAGTAAATGTCTATGCGAGAATTCAGGAGATCATCAGTAATCCTGCTGTGTATCCGATTTTTCAAAGCAATGCTGATGGGGCTAAACTGGATATCACAGGGGTTTCCCCGCTGATGCCGCCTATTGCAAGGCCTCAGGATTTTACGACGGGAAGGGCCGCTTCGGAATTTTTTGTAACCACATTGAAAAACAACAACGATCCGCGTTTAGCTATGTTTTTCTCGCAGGCAAAAGATCTGAGCAATGTCAATATCGGCTATAAAGGTGCTCCTTCCGGTTATGCTTTCGGAACTACATTCGATTATCAGCCTTCCAATCTTAATCAGAACCTGGCCAAAGCGCCTTTGAAGATCTTCGTATATCCGTATGCCGAGCTTCAGTTCATCCTGTCTGAGCTTGCCTTAAAAGGCATTATCCCGGGAAGTGCACAAACGTACTACGAAAATGGAGTAAAAGCTGCTATTGAACAGTGGGGAGCAGTGGTTCCTGCCAATTATTTCAGTAATCCAAATGTGGAGTATAAACCTGAAATGCAAAGGATCATGCTTCAGAAATATATCGCACTTTTCTTTGTAGATCAGCAGCAGTGGTTTGAAAAAAGAAGAACAGGTTTCCCGGTGCTTCCAAACAATGGCGGCCTCCTGAATGGCGGTGCAATGCCTCTGAGATTAATGTACCCTCCAAATCCTAAGGTTTTGAATACCTCTAATTACCAGACTGCGGTTCAGCAGATGGGTGGAGATGATATCAATGTGAAAATGTGGTGGAATAAATAA
- the prmA gene encoding 50S ribosomal protein L11 methyltransferase, with translation MQNYLEFNFKISPLQPWNEILMAELIEIGFDSFTEEIDGILGYIQKELFNEDELKALPLFDNENVQISYTFEEMPNINWNEEWEKNFSPINIEDKVLIRAEFHESVPGMHEIIIQPKMSFGTGHHPTTHLMIQQMMDIDFTGKKVLDMGCGTSVLAIYAKQQGAGNVKAIDIDEWSVENSKENAVRNGVELDIELGTADNLGKENFDIILANINRNILISDIPTYVSVMNEGGKLLLSGLCFFDVDDILEVCKESGLELKKQLQREEWVSLLLEK, from the coding sequence ATGCAAAATTATTTGGAATTCAATTTCAAGATTTCTCCATTACAGCCATGGAACGAGATATTAATGGCAGAGCTTATCGAAATAGGTTTTGACAGCTTTACAGAAGAAATTGACGGAATTTTAGGATATATTCAGAAAGAACTGTTCAATGAAGATGAACTTAAAGCACTTCCGCTTTTTGACAATGAAAATGTACAGATCAGCTACACTTTTGAGGAGATGCCAAACATCAACTGGAACGAAGAATGGGAAAAGAATTTTTCGCCGATCAATATTGAAGATAAAGTGCTGATCCGGGCAGAATTCCATGAATCTGTACCGGGAATGCATGAAATTATTATTCAGCCTAAAATGTCTTTCGGAACAGGGCATCACCCTACGACACACCTGATGATCCAGCAGATGATGGATATTGATTTTACCGGTAAAAAAGTCCTGGATATGGGATGCGGAACCTCTGTGCTTGCTATTTATGCTAAACAACAGGGCGCTGGAAATGTGAAAGCAATTGATATTGATGAATGGTCCGTAGAAAATTCAAAAGAAAATGCTGTCAGAAATGGCGTTGAACTGGATATTGAACTGGGAACGGCAGATAATCTGGGAAAAGAGAATTTTGATATTATCTTAGCCAATATCAACAGGAATATCCTGATCTCTGATATTCCAACATATGTTTCCGTGATGAATGAAGGAGGAAAACTGCTGTTATCCGGCCTGTGCTTTTTTGATGTGGACGATATCCTTGAAGTGTGTAAAGAAAGCGGACTGGAGCTGAAGAAGCAGCTACAGCGTGAAGAATGGGTAAGCTTGCTGCTTGAGAAATAA
- a CDS encoding calcineurin-like phosphoesterase C-terminal domain-containing protein, which yields MPCVLFSAMAFSQDSVSGYVFEDSNSNQKKENREKGVEGVAVSNGVQVVLTDKNGRYSLPVQEDQTIFVIKPSGYQTALNSNNLPQFYYHHKPKGSPADFKYKGTAPTGALPKELNFPLYKKEESKNFDILVFGDPQPYTEKELDYFRRGIVNEVKNTKKNAVLGISLGDLVGDNLSLQKPYADVMKEIGLPWYNVMGNHDMNYDAKEDRLSDETFENNFGPANYSFNYGNVHFIILDDILYPDPRDGKGYWGGFREDQLKFIENDLKLVDKNKLIVISFHIPLEHNNEDNFRNADRQKLFDFLNPFENVLLLSAHTHIQQQIFYTKKSGWNGAKDLHEYNVGTTCGDWYSGTPDDAGLPTSTMRDGTAKGYSFISFNDNQYKVKYRTAGKPEDYQIKLYLPKVIPHPSKTSAKILANFFMGSKKDKVEYRIDNGNWEEMEYDEAVDPNFALSVFKWDSTQNLFPGRRPSNPELSKHIWTTGFPKKLALGKHKLEVRAADMYGNQFTASEEFEVQNPVLIP from the coding sequence ATGCCGTGTGTGCTGTTTTCAGCAATGGCTTTCTCACAGGATTCTGTTTCGGGATATGTGTTTGAGGACAGTAATAGCAATCAAAAGAAAGAGAACCGTGAAAAAGGAGTGGAAGGCGTTGCCGTTTCCAATGGAGTGCAGGTGGTTCTTACTGATAAGAACGGAAGATACAGCCTGCCGGTTCAGGAAGACCAGACGATTTTTGTGATCAAACCATCGGGGTATCAAACCGCATTGAACAGTAATAACCTGCCACAGTTTTATTATCATCATAAACCAAAAGGTTCACCGGCTGATTTTAAATATAAAGGAACGGCACCCACGGGAGCACTCCCGAAAGAGCTGAATTTCCCGCTTTATAAAAAAGAAGAGAGCAAAAATTTTGACATTCTTGTTTTCGGAGATCCGCAGCCGTATACTGAAAAAGAGCTGGATTATTTCAGAAGAGGAATTGTGAATGAGGTGAAAAATACCAAGAAAAATGCAGTATTGGGAATCAGTCTGGGAGATTTGGTTGGAGACAACCTGAGCCTTCAGAAGCCTTATGCGGATGTGATGAAAGAGATCGGGCTGCCGTGGTACAACGTGATGGGAAATCATGATATGAATTATGATGCCAAAGAAGACCGTTTGTCAGATGAAACCTTTGAAAACAATTTCGGTCCGGCCAATTATTCTTTCAATTACGGAAATGTTCATTTCATCATTTTAGATGATATCCTGTATCCTGATCCAAGAGATGGGAAAGGCTACTGGGGCGGATTCCGTGAGGACCAGCTGAAATTTATTGAAAATGATCTGAAACTGGTTGATAAAAATAAACTCATCGTTATTTCTTTCCATATTCCTCTGGAGCATAACAATGAGGACAACTTCAGAAATGCAGACCGTCAGAAATTGTTTGATTTCCTGAATCCTTTTGAAAATGTACTGCTTTTATCAGCGCATACGCATATCCAGCAACAGATTTTCTACACCAAGAAATCAGGCTGGAACGGAGCAAAAGACCTTCATGAATATAATGTAGGGACCACCTGCGGAGACTGGTATTCCGGAACACCGGATGATGCCGGACTTCCTACCTCCACTATGAGAGACGGAACTGCGAAAGGCTATTCTTTTATCAGCTTTAATGATAACCAATATAAAGTGAAATACAGAACCGCCGGAAAACCGGAGGATTATCAGATTAAATTATACCTACCAAAGGTGATTCCTCATCCGTCAAAAACTTCTGCAAAGATCCTTGCCAACTTCTTTATGGGAAGCAAAAAGGACAAAGTAGAATACAGGATAGATAATGGAAACTGGGAAGAAATGGAGTACGATGAAGCTGTAGACCCAAATTTTGCCCTTTCCGTATTCAAATGGGATTCCACACAGAATCTGTTTCCGGGCAGAAGGCCTTCCAATCCTGAACTGTCAAAGCATATCTGGACCACTGGATTTCCTAAGAAACTGGCTTTAGGAAAGCATAAACTTGAGGTGAGGGCTGCCGATATGTACGGAAATCAGTTTACGGCTTCGGAAGAATTTGAGGTACAGAACCCTGTTCTTATTCCATAG